The Helianthus annuus cultivar XRQ/B chromosome 16, HanXRQr2.0-SUNRISE, whole genome shotgun sequence genome includes a window with the following:
- the LOC110917087 gene encoding serine carboxypeptidase-like 40, translated as MEKTIKLLIPLVFFSCFLCQSHAYNKQTHALGNLYRTKRYGGSAIDTSDFKAPEDVDCVILPQERLREKDQISRLPGQPPVKFDQYGGYVTVSESGGRAFYYYFVEAEKSKESLPLLLWLNGGPGCSSLGYGAMQELGPFRVNSDGKTLYKNKFAWNHVANVLFVESPAGVGFSYSNISSYYNNSCGDKPTADDNYVFMLNWLERFPEYKERDLYIAGESYAGHYVPQLAHTILHHNKRANKTLINLKGILIGNAVINEETDNIGMYDYFHTHAIISDETSNQIHKFCDFSPNVTEPTDECKKAIEDAERIFKTDIDFYNIYAPLCWNNNLTSWPKRMSDISDPCSEIYTHAYLNREDVQEAMHANVTKLDHDWQPCSDIISDWHDSPSTIIPLLREFMANNLRVWIFSGDIDARVPVTSTKYSINLMNLPVKTKWHPWLYQGEIGGFEEVYEGDLTFITVFGAGHMVPSSKPKNALALVTHFLTGEPLDGSRN; from the exons ATGGAGAAGACGATTAAGCTATTGATACCTCTCGTTTTCTTTTCATGCTTTTTATGTCAAAGCCATGCATACAACAAACAAACACATGCTCTTGGTAATCTTTACCGAACCAAGCGCTACGGTGGTTCTGCCATTGACACTAGCGATTTCAAGGCCCCTGAAGATGTAGATTGTGTTATTCTCCCTCAAGAACGTCTTAGAGAGAAAGATCAAATTTCCAGATTGCCTGGTCAACCGCCTGTCAAGTTCGATCAGTATGGTGGGTATGTTACGGTGAGCGAATCCGGGGGTCGAGCTTTTTATTATTACTTTGTTGAAGCTGAGAAGTCGAAAGAATCTTTACCACTTCTCCTTTGGCTCAATGGAG GGCCGGGTTGTTCTTCACTTGGTTATGGAGCCATGCAGGAGCTGGGGCCATTCCGAGTTAACAGTGATGGCAAAACTCTATACAAGAATAAATTTGCATGGAATCATG TGGCAAACGTTTTGTTTGTGGAGTCACCCGCCGGTGTAGGGTTTTCATATTCGAACATATCCTCCTATTACAATAATTCATGTGGAGATAAACCAACTGCTGATGATAATTACGTATTCATGTTGAATTGGCTAGAAAGATTTCCTGAGTACAAAGAAAGAGATTTGTATATTGCGGGAGAAAGCTATGCAGGACATTATGTGCCTCAGCTTGCACATACCATTCTACATCACAATAAGAGGGCCAACAAAACCCTAATCAATCTAAAAGGGATCCTT ATTGGGAATGCAGTTATCAATGAGGAGACGGATAATATAGGGATGTATGATTATTTTCATACACATGCTATAATATCAGATGAAACGAGTAATCAGATTCATAAATTTTGTGATTTCTCTCCGAATGTAACCGAACCAACAGATGAGTGCAAGAAAGCGATTGAAGATGCGGAACGTATATTTAAAACTGATATTGATTTCTACAACATCTATGCCCCTTTATGCTGGAACAACAACCTTACTTCCTGGCCCAAACGAATG TCAGATATTAGTGATCCATGCAGTGAAATCTACACACATGCTTATCTGAATCGCGAAGATGTGCAAGAGGCTATGCATGCCAATGTCACAAAACTTGATCATGATTGGCAACCATGCAG TGATATCATCTCAGATTGGCATGATAGTCCTTCGACGATAATCCCTCTCCTCAGGGAATTTATGGCGAATAACCTTCGGGTCTGGATATTTAG TGGTGATATTGATGCACGAGTACCAGTCACCTCGACCAAGTACTCCATTAATTTAATGAATCTGCCCGTAAAGACTAAATGGCATCCATGGCTATATCAAGGGGAG ATTGGTGGATTTGAAGAAGTGTATGAAGGAGATCTAACATTCATCACAGTTTTTGGGGCGGGTCACATGGTGCCTAGCTCTAAACCGAAGAATGCACTTGCACTTGTTACACATTTCTTGACCGGAGAACCTCTTGATGGTTCAAGAAATTGA
- the LOC110920090 gene encoding uncharacterized protein LOC110920090: MVPVKEAGSMSFQVPVLTPINYPVWAVKVKAIMDANGVWETVEPRALGAEPDEKKAKQALAFLFQDIPEEMVLQMASYTDPKQVWDGLKTRYLGVDWVRAARLATLRRELETMRMKEGEAVDDFVVKLNRHSIEAVGRLKAYEERMKSHEEKEGERYSRGRGRGRSSDIGGRGRGRGSGRGDKIGIRCYDYGVSGHFSYECMKWNDKDKEANLIEENEPTLL; this comes from the exons ATGGTACCTGTTAAAGAGGCTGGTTCGATGTCGTTTCAAGTTCCGGTTTTGACCCCAATAAACTATCCGGTGTGGGCAGTCAAGGTTAAGGCCATTATGGATGCAAATGGTGTATGGGAGACTGTTGAACCGAGGGCGTTAGGTGCTGAACCGGATGAAAAGAAAGCAAAACAAGCTTTAGCCTTTTTGTTTCAAGATATTCCCGAGGAGATGGTGCTGCAAATGGCTAGCTACACTGATCCAAAGCAAGTGTGGGATGGACTGAAGACCCGATACTTGGGTGTAGATTGGGTAAGAGCGGCTCGACTTGCAACATTAAGAAGGGAGCTTGAAACTATGCGCATGAAAGAGGGTGAAGCGGTTGACGATTTCGTGGTGAAATTGAACAGGCATAGCATCGAAG CCGTTGGGAGATTAAAGGCGTATGAAGAGCGTATGAAAAGCCATGAGGAAAAGGAGGGAGA GCGATACAGTCGAGGAAGAGGTCGTGGAAGAAGCAGTGATATAGGCGGAAGAGGCCGTGGAAGAGGTTCGGGTCGAGGTGACAAAATTGGAATTAGGTGTTATGATTATGGAGTTTCTGGGCATTTTAGCTACGAGTGCATGAAATGGAACGACAAAGACAAAGAAGCCAACTTGATCGAAGAAAACGAGCCGACACTTCTGTGA